One Plasmodium sp. gorilla clade G2 genome assembly, chromosome: 12 genomic window carries:
- a CDS encoding O-phosphoseryl-tRNA(Sec) selenium transferase, putative: MNNTKENLCDNNKAPKGGMKTSKKYSLISNQTLNQKENTIWNIVNNGRLPNYGLNEISVMNILHQISSQNLCNSEKNVKIGERENRIYSSIVRSKYIGFGHGIGRSGNLDDVQPKSAGNSILAKLTTSFVKDLIRSFGIKSCEDVYILPYATGMCLSTCLLYLKQIREHSQYVIISRIDHKTCYKCISFCNLKYFVVDMIYKNEELFTDLEGIEKLLEEHKEKICCVMSTTSVYAPRNSDDIIKIAHICKKYNTPHIINNAFGLQCTYICKEIQKCFESQGRVDFVVQSCDKNFLVPVNGGIVFSSNREHMKLLKKSYPGRTPVNAYLDLFITLLEMGKDKIMNLRKERVENFNWFKEKIELLCLKYNLELIKTSKNFISMAINLNHMYTYCNTDNPKVINMLGSMLFYRNVTGHRVICSPLLNRNYLLNKAREKFINILTNVKENEQIMIHSEEYNLENVKFDLNKKHVDEHDDMLPYNIDEGKNVDNDILQNKINIIKPYEKEIEEEFDKLNEPNTIVIGNHKFQNFGSSYNSYPYSYIAFSCVVGIERPELENFVSKLDNAIDYFIKFFKKKKVEELK, from the exons atgaataatacTAAGGAAAATTTGTGTGACAATAATAAGGCTCCCAAAGGGGGTATGAAaacatcaaaaaaatattcattaatATCAAATCAG ACATTAAATCAAAAGGAAAATACCATATGGaa CATTGTGAACAATGGAAGACTTCCAAACTATGGCTTAAACGAAATTAGTGTTATGAATATTCTGCACCAAATATCGTCACAAAAtct ATGTAACAgtgaaaaaaatgtaaaaattgGAGAAAGGGAAAATCGAATATATAGTTCCATAGTTAGGAGTAAATATATTGGATTTGGACACGGAATAGGaag GTCAGGTAATTTGGATGATGTCCAGCCAAAAAGTGCAGGAAATAGTATACTAGCCAAATTGACAACCAGTTTTGTAAAAGATTTAATCCGAAGTTTTGGTATAAAGAGTTGTGAggatgtttatatattaccaTATGCAACAGGAATGTGTCTGAGTacatgtttattatatttaaaacagATTAGGGAACATAGccaatatgtaataatatcaCGAATAGATCACAAAACGTGTTATAAGTGTATATCGTTTTGtaatttgaaatattttgTAGTGGATATGATATATAAGAATGAGGAATTATTTACAGATTTGGAAGGAATAGAGAAATTATTGGAAGAGCATAAGGAGAAAATATGTTGTGTTATGTCAACTACTTCTGTGTATGCTCCACGAAATTcagatgatataataaaaatagctcatatttgtaaaaagtataatactcctcatataataaataatgcaTTCGGTCTTCAATGTacttatatatgtaaagagATTCAGAAATGTTTTGAATCTCAAGGGAGAGTTGATTTTGTTGTGCAAAGTTGtgataaaaattttcttGTTCCAGTAAATGGAGGTATAGTTTTTTCTTCTAATAGAGAGCATATGAAATTGTTAAAGAAGTCATATCCTGGAAGGACTCCTGTGAATGCATATTtagatttatttattactttATTAGAGATGGGAAAGGATAAGATTATGAATCTACGTAAAGAAAGGGTAGAGAATTTTAATTGGTTcaaagaaaaaatagaattattatgtttaaaatataatttagaaCTAATAAAAACTagtaaaaattttatatcaaTGGCCATAAATTTGAatcatatgtatacatattgtAACACGGATAATCCAAAGGTTATTAATATGCTTGGATCTATGCTTTTTTATAGAAATGTTACGGGCCACCGTGTTATATGTTCTCCATTGTTAAATAGGAactatttattaaataaggCTAGGGAAAAATTTATCAACATATTAACAAATGTAAAGGAAAATGAACAAATCATGATTCATTCGGAAGAATATAATTTGGAAAATGTTAAATttgatttaaataaaaaacatgtGGATGAACATGACGATATGTTACCCTACAATATTGATGAAGGTAAAAACGtagataatgatatattacaaaataaaattaatataataaaaccaTATGAAAAAGAGATAGAAGAAGAatttgataaattaaatgaacCAAATACTATTGTTATAGGAAATCACAAATTTCAAAATTTTGGTTCAAGTTATAATTCTTATCCATATTCGTATATAGCTTTTTCATGTGTAGTAGGAATAGAAAGACCAGAGTTAGAAAATTTTGTTTCGAAATTGGATAATGCAAttgattattttataaagttctttaaaaaaaagaaagtagAAGAATTAAAGTAA
- a CDS encoding HAD domain ookinete protein, putative: protein MDRMKCVYPHGSTISRKNYIKDMSMNGMRNLENDNSHNIYSNINKHEEGIIRKVQDIGNRPVHHNGCVIKATNNKCINNNNINSSSSSSSYGINNNVLYNKPFIYKKLIVFDYDDTILPTSWITSKMKLSLYDTIPPYINELFNKLSEVVINTLNLCSTQGKLVIVTNASLEWLINSAKKYIPMVWSFILHKNIRIISARDTLINSLIDPKDWKKVIFHQIINEILAPYLYNTSFICFIYSVGDGNDERNACFFISQLNQYSSCIFKSLKFLSEPTCQKLIAEHELFYYFFNSTNLNASNHHNNQANNININNNMSINSLMYKNYNSIKNV, encoded by the coding sequence TATGAATGGAATGAGAAATttagaaaatgataattctcataatatttattcaaatataaataaacatgaAGAAGGTATTATAAGAAAAGTTCAAGATATAGGAAATCGTCCAGTGCATCACAATGGGTGTGTAATAAAAgcaacaaataataaatgtattaataataataatattaatagtagtagtagtagtagtagttatggtattaataataatgtattatataataaaccttttatatataaaaaattgataGTTTTTGATTATGATGATACTATATTACCAACAAGTTGGATAACATCAAAAATGAAGTTAAGTTTATATGACACTATACCTCCATATATTAATGAactatttaataaattaagtGAAGTAGTTATTAACACATTAAATTTATGTTCAACTCAAGGGAAATTAGTTATTGTTACTAATGCAAGTTTAGAATGGCTAATAAATTCtgcaaaaaaatatattcctaTGGTTTGGTCTTTTATTttgcataaaaatattcGAATAATATCAGCAAGAGATACTTTAATTAATTCTTTAATTGATCCTAAAGATTGGAAAAAAGTTATTTTTCATCAAATTATTAATGAAATTTTAGctccatatttatataatacttcTTTTAtctgttttatttattcagtAGGAGATGGAAATGATGAAAGAAATGCTTGTTTCTTTATTTCACAATTAAATCAATATTCTTCATGTATTTTTAAATCATTGAAATTCTTATCCGAACCTACTTGTCAAAAACTTATAGCTGAACATGAACTcttttattacttttttaatAGTACTAATCTTAATGCATCAAACCATCACAATAACCAAgcaaataatatcaatattaataataatatgtctaTTAATAGTCttatgtataaaaattataattctaTTAAGAATGTATAA
- a CDS encoding cytidine deaminase, putative, which produces MDSEITNLEEILPSSHTRNVELVPMFYFEVQKEVAKDALFIMKDYINKELYDKYNHLKRCRKCSDCVQILIGTCNHIPFELSKKLIEKIKQENKNYQSNDLIISKIMVSKYAPITRKQYVEWSIHWPLYYRKPDKDILILKKEEINKYIKFLNISINIGKQFGTCNNGCVITYNDQIVASSGDNIKNHPLQHASMLAIEQVSYKLRHIWLNKQKEKTNLQKKIKIIQKETNKCDSLKNEQKNENNKDHTLLPNFQNDNNQNNHNILLDNISNDQYLCTNFYAFLSHEPCYMCAMALLHSRIKCVIFDKQNINNGALMSQEKLHCIKSLNHHFKVFKTIRG; this is translated from the coding sequence ATGGATAGTGAAATTACAAACCTAGAAGAAATATTACCTTCCTCGCATACAAGAAATGTGGAACTTGTTCCcatgttttattttgaagTACAAAAAGAAGTTGCTAAAGACgctttatttattatgaaggattatattaataaagaattatatgataaatataatcatttgAAGAGATGTAGGAAATGTTCAGATTGTGTTCAAATTTTAATAGGTACATGTAATCATATACCATTTGAATTATCAAAGaaattaatagaaaaaataaaacaagaaAATAAGAATTATCAATCTaatgatttaataatatcGAAAATTATGGTTTCTAAATATGCACCTATTACTAGGAAACAATATGTTGAATGGTCTATCCATTGGCCTTTATATTATAGAAAACCTGATAAAGATAttctaattttaaaaaaggaagaaattaataaatatattaaatttttaaatatttctataaatataGGAAAACAATTTGGTACATGTAATAATGGTTGTGTCATAACATATAATGATCAAATTGTTGCATCCTCaggtgataatataaaaaatcatCCACTTCAACATGCATCTATGCTAGCTATAGAACAAGTGTCATATAAACTAAGACATATATGgttaaacaaacaaaaagaaaaaacaaatttacaaaaaaaaattaaaataattcaaaaagaaacaaataaatgtGATAGTCTAAAAAATGAACAgaagaatgaaaataataaggaTCATACACTTTTACCAAATTttcaaaatgataataatcaaaataatcataatattctATTAGATAATATATCTAATGATCAATATCTTTGTACTAATTTTTATGCATTCCTAAGTCATGAACCCTGTTATATGTGTGCTATGGCTTTATTACATTCAAGAATTAAATGTGTTATCTTTGACAAACAGAATATAAATAACGGAGCTCTCATGAGTCAAGAAAAATTACATTGTATTAAAAGTTTAAATCATCATTTTAAAGTCTTCAAAACGATTAgaggataa